A stretch of DNA from Spiroplasma endosymbiont of Nebria brevicollis:
TTTGCAGATAGTCATCTATTGAAAAAAGTGGAAGTCCAAAATAAAAATAAATCAAAAAAAATTATTACAACATGATCTCGTAGATCAACAATTTTCCCTGAATTTGTTGGCCAAACCTTCGGAGTACACAATGGAAAAACTCACTTACCAGTCTATGTAACAGAAGATATGGTTGGTCATAAATTAGGAGAATTCGCACCCACACGTAAATTTGGTGGTCACGGTTCTGACAAG
This window harbors:
- the rpsS gene encoding 30S ribosomal protein S19; amino-acid sequence: MARSLKKGPFADSHLLKKVEVQNKNKSKKIITTWSRRSTIFPEFVGQTFGVHNGKTHLPVYVTEDMVGHKLGEFAPTRKFGGHGSDKKNVRR